GCTGCAGGCTGCGGACATCGCGGGGATCAGGGCGGTTCTTGTGCATGCCAAGGACGAACAGGCCCGGGAATGGTATGCTGCCTGGGATTTTGAACCGAGCATGACGGACCCGTATCATCTTTTTTTACTTCTGAAAGATCTTAAGTCCGCCCTTGATCGATAATCTTGCTCCGGGCATGATGCACCGCATCATCCCCTCCAAGGAGCGCCCGTGAAATCACCCGACTATATCGACTTTAAGGCCATTACGGCCCTTTTCCAACTCGCCCACGCCGAATCCCGAAATTTTCTCTACGAATACGAAGTCTATTCCCTTCTCTCCAAATCCGGCGCCGAGACTCCTCCTCGGGCGCATTTGCTTGTTCGCGGGGCGCGGGTTTCGGATGAGGAGTTGATGGCCATTCCCGGGGACAAGGCGGTGCTCAAGATCGTTTCCCCGACCATCGTGCACAAGACCGAGGTCGGCGGGGTGCGGATTGTGGGTAAGACGGCGCAGGGTGTTCGTTCGGCCCAGCGGCGCATGCTTTATGAGGTGCCCGAGAACTATGCGGCCTGGATCGAGCGCAACCCTGATGCCGCGCCGCCTTCCTATCGGGGACTTGGCGGGCAGGCTCTGGTCGCGGCCATCAGCCGGGATTTGAAGGGGGTGCTGCAGGTGCAGTTCATGCCTCCCGACTCCGACACCTTTGGTCATGAGCTCATCGTGGGCCTGCGACGCACGCGCGAGTTCGGGATGGTTTTAAGCGCCGGGCTCGGCGGGACCGACACCGAGCTTTACGCCCAGCGGTTTCGCAAGGGGCAGGCCATTGTGGCGGCGTCCACGGCCATGACCGATGGGCAGACATTTTTCGAGCTTTTCCGCCAGACCATCTCCTACAAAAAATTGGCCGGATTGACCCGGGGGCAGCGCCGCATCGTCACTGACGAGCAGCTCATCGAGTGTTTTGAAAGCTTCGTGGCCATGGCCAATTTTTATTCGCCGGACAATCCGGACGCGCCCTTCATCATCGAGGAACTGGAGGTCAATCCCTTCGCCTTCACCGATTATCTGATGGTACCCTTGGACGGCATGTGCCGCTTTTCCCTGCCCGAGTCGCAACCCGCATGTCGCCCGGTGGGCAAGATCCACAAGCTGCTGCATCCGGAGCGCATCGGTATTGTCGGGGTTTCGGCTTCGCGGCGAAATTTCGGGCGCATCATTCTGGAAAACATCCTGGCCCAGGGCTTTGCCCCGGAGAACGTGACCATTCTGCGCGAAGGTGCCCCGGATCAAAGCGGGGTGCGGTGCGTGCCTGATCTGACCGCGCTGCCGCACAAGCTCGATCTTTTGGTCGTGGCCGTCGGCGCGGCTCAGGTGCCTGATCTGGTGGAGGAAATCATCAGCAGGGACGCGGCCCACGCGGTCATGCTCATTCCCGGCGGCATGGGCGAGACCGAGGACAGCCGCGAGCGGGCTGCGCAGGTGGTGGCGCGGATCAATCAGGCCCACGGGGAGGGCGATGGCGGGCCGATTTTTTTGGGAGCAAACTGCATGGGTGTGGTCTCGCGGCCCGGGCGGTACGACACCTGGTTCATCCCCGAGGAGAAGCTGCCGCGTGATCGGGGCAAGCCCTACCGCCGCGCGGCCCTGGTCAGTCAGAGCGGAGCCTTCATGCTGCATCGCAGCAGTCAGTGCCCGGAACTGGTGCCGGCCTACATGATTTCCATGGGTAACCAGACCGACCTGACCCTTGGCGACATGGTCAGCTATTTCAAGGATTCGGATCAGGTGGATGTCATCGCGGTCTATGCCGAAGGTTTCAGCGATCTTGACGGGCTGGCTTTTTGCCGGGCCGTGCGTGAGGCGGTCATGGCAGGCAAGGAGGTGGTCTTCTACAAGGCGGGCCGTACACCCGAAGGCAAGTCCGCCACCAGTGGGCACACCGCGTCACTGGCCGGGGACTTTATGGTCTGCGAGAGCTGCGTGCGTCAGGCCGGAGCCATCGTGGCCCAGAATTTCAACCAGTTTCAGGACCTTTTTCTGCTGGCGGAAACCCTGAATAGCAAGAAGATCCGGGGCAACCGTTTGGCGGCGGTGAGCGGAGCAGGATTCGAGGCGGTGGGCATGGCGGATTCCATCCAGAGCGACGACTATTCCATGCAGCTTGCGCCATTCGCCTTGGAAAGTGTGGACAAGATCGCCGGGGTGTTGCGGGAGAAGCGGCTGGACGCGCTGGTCAGCATCGTCAATCCGCTGGACATCAACCCCGCCGCCGACGATGACGGCCACGCGCGAATCGCCGCCATCCTGGCCGCAGACCCAGGGGTGGACGCCGTGGTTCTGGGTCTGGACCCTCTTTCTCCGGCCATGCACACCCTGGCTGATACCGATGTTGCGGCCTTTGACCTGCACGCCGAAGGCAGCATTGCACGGTTGCTGCCGGAAGTGATCAGGCAGAGCGACAAGCCCATCATCGGCGTCATCGACGGCGGCCGCCTTTATGACCCATTGCGCGACGTGCTCATGGCCGCAGGCGTGCCTGTTTTTCCGGTCTGCGACCGCGCTGTGTCAGCCCTGGCCCAGTACATTCAGGCCAGATTGTACGCTGATGTGCTGCGGGGTGGTTCCTAGTCTTCCACGACAGCGCCCAGATCTACCTGAACCCCGGCCTCCCTGGCCTTTAAGACCCGGCGCACGATCTTGCCGCTGCTGGTTCGGGGCAGGGCCTCCACGAATTCCATGGAGCGGATTACGGCCACGGGCCCCACTTCCTTGCGGATATGGGTCTTGAGCATGCGGATGATCTCGTTGCGGTCGTCCAGGGCCGCGAATTCCGCCTGTAGTACGATGTAGGCCTTGGCCACCTCCCCCTTTATCTTGTCCGGGATGCCGATCACGGCCGCATCGGCCACGGCCTTGTGGGTCAGGAATGCGTTTTCGAGTTCGACGTTGCCGATGCGGTGCCCGGCTATGTTCATGACATCGTCGGAGCGGCCGTGGATCCAGATCAGGCCGTCTTCGTCGCGGGTGGCGATGTCCCCTGCCCAATACTTGCCGGGCCCCAGGGGCCAGTAGGTCGCGTCGCGGAGTTCGGGTTTGCCGAAAATATCAAGCAGCATGGACGGCCAGGGCCTCGTCACGATGAGATTGCCCGCGACTCCGGCTTCCACGGGATTGCCGTCCTCATCGACGATGTCCACCTCAATGCCGGGCATGGGGCGGTGAACGGAGCCCGGTTTCAGGACCGAGACCGGAAAGGGGCTGATCATGCATCCGCCGGTTTCGGTCTGCCACCAGGTGTCGAGAATGGGGCATTGGGAGTGGCCGATGAATTTGTAGAACCAGAGCCAGGTATCGGGCGAAATCGGTTCCCCCACGCTGGCCAGGAGGCGCAGGGTCGAGAGGTCGTGCATGCGCGGATACTGGTTGCCGTAGCGCATGAGCATGCGGATGACGGTCGGCGCCGTGTAGAGGATGGTCACGCCGTAACGGGCCACGATGTCCCACATGCGGTCGGCCTGCGGGTAGAGGGGGTGCCCTTCGTACATGACCGTGGTCGTACCGGCGATGAGCGGGCCGTAGACCACGTAGCTGTGCCCGGTGATCCAGCCCATGTCGCCGGTGCACCAGAAGATGTCCGTGGGCTTGATGTCGAAAACCCAGTCCAGCGAGCGGTGCAGGCCGACCATGTATCCGGCGTGGCCGTGCACGATGCCCTTGGGCTCGCCCGTGGTCCCGGAAGTGTGCAGGATGAAGAGCGGATCATCGGAGTTCATGATCTCGGTCGCCGCATCGGAGCGCTCCTGGCGGACCAGGGCATCGTACCAGATGTCGCGGGCCTCGCCCATGTCCACGTCCAGTTTGGCGCGGTTGACCACGACCACGGTCTCCACGCAGTCGCACCCGCCCACCAGCGCTTCGTCCACGGTGGCCTTCAGGTTGACGATGCGCCCGTTGCGGTAGAACCCGTCGGCCGTGACCACCAGCTTGGCTTCGACCTCGGTGATGCGCTGGCGCAGGGCCTTGGCGGAAAATCCGGCGAACACCGCGCAATGCACGGCCCCGATCTTGGCGCAGGCGAGCATGGCCATCATGGTCTGGGGGATGAGCGGCATGTAGAGCACCACCCGGTCGCCCTTGCCAAGGCCCAGTGAACGCATGGCGTTGGCCAGTTTGTTCACTTCGCGGTAGAGTTCATAGTAGGTGTATTTCTTGGTGTCACCTGCCTCGCCTTCCCAGATGAGCGCCAGCTTGTTCTTGTTGGCCGTGGTGATGTGGCGGTCGAGGGCGTTGTACACGATGTTGCACTGGGCGCCCTTGAACCACTGGTAGCGAGGGGCCTCGGAGTCATCCAGGACCACGTCCCATTTGTTGAACCAGTCCAGCTCCTGGGCCGCATCTTCCCAATACCCCAGGTTGTCGGCCTTGGCCGATGCCTGGGCCGTGGCAAACTCCTGCGGATTGACATTGGCCTCGATGACCAATTGAGGCAGGGGGCGGAAGACGAGTTCTTCGCCATAGGCCATGTCGGTTTCTTTCATGGCGTTCTCCTTGCGCGGCAGGCCGCGTTTCATGCCGGTGCGTCGTTCCATATTGTGTACTCGTTTTAGTATTCGGGGAAAGCCCATTCTCGGCTAATGGCCTTTTGGGGCAGGTAAGCGCCGCTAGAGCTGCAAAATTTTCTTCAGTTCACCGATGCGCCGCCTGCTGACCGGTAGTTCGATCTTCTTGCGTCCGGCCGTGCGCAGCATGAAATTGCCGCCGGGCATGGATGCGATCTCCGTGACCATGTCCAGATTGACCAGATACTTGCGGTGTACCCGGCAGAATCGATGCGGCCGCAGGCGCGCTTCCAGATTCTTGAGTCGGTAGGATGTCAGGAAGCGGTCCTGGGCCGTATGCACGAAGCTGTAGTCCTCGTAGGCCTCCACGTACACGATCTGGGTGTAGGGAATGAGGATGTGGCGACCCTCCTGATTGACCGGCAGCTTTTCGATTTCCGGAGAACGCTCCCGACTCATGTCCCACGCCTGACGCAGGGCGTTGACAAAGACCTCTTCCTCGTCGTCGCCCATGGACAATTGCACGGTTTCTTCACTTATGTGCTGACGGGCCTGCAGGGGCTGGGTCGGCGGGGATGCCTTCTTGCGTGGAAGCAGCGGGCGCAGGCGCTCGATGGAGCGCGCGAAGCGGTTCGCGTTGGCGGGCCAGAGCAGGTAGTCGGCGGCGCCGAGCTCGAAGGCGGTGAAGGCCTGATCCTCTTCCGTGGCCAGAAAAATGAGCGCGGGCGGGTCGTCGCCCTGGGCCAGATGCGCGGCCAGTTCCATGCCGCTGACTCCATGCGGGAGATCGGTGCCCATGAAAAAGACATCGTAGGGAATGAAAGCCAGCATCTCCAGGGCCTCGAACGAGGACACGGCCTCCCCGAGCACGGCAATCTCCTTGACAGGAGAGAGCATGTCTCGCAATTGAGACCTGACTTCGGGATCCGGGTGAAGAAGCAACGCTTTGAGTTTGGACATGGCGCCAGCCTGGTCGCAGGTAGTGGGAAAACGATCATATATCCTTGATTTCAAAAGTTCTCAAGCGCTGTTCCAGCCTTCGATGCCGGCCTTGGAGCGGGCTTGTTCTTGCTTGCTCCGCTATATTTCAAGTTGCTGAATATATTGCCTTTTGTTGTTTATCTTTGAATTTTGCCCCTCCTCGCGTTCATTGGACATCCCAAAGAAAATCAAATATCAATAAACGTTTTACCCGTAACGAACGCAAGTCTCTCCCCCAACACAGGACATATGGCTACACAAGAAAATATCAGAAATTTCAGTATTATAGCCCACATTGATCATGGCAAGTCCACCCTGGCCGACCGGATCATGGAAAAGACGGGGCTCATCTCCGATCGCCAGAAAAAGGACCAGTACCTGGATCGCATGGAGCTGGAACAGGAGCGCGGCATCACCATCAAGGCCCAGAGTGTGCGCATTCCGTACAAGGCGAAAGATGGTCGCAACTATATCCTCAATCTCATCGACACGCCCGGTCATGTCGACTTTTCCTATGAGGTTTCGCGCAGCCTGGCCGCGTGCGACGGGGCGCTGCTGGTGGTAGACGCCACTCAGGGCGTGGAAGCCCAGACCCTGGCCAACGTTTACATGGCCCTGGACAATGACCTCGAAGTGCTGCCGGTCCTGAACAAGATCGACCTGCCCAGCTCCGAGCCGGAACGGGTGGCGGAGGAGATCGAGGAAGTCATCGGCATCGATTGCACCGATATCATCAAGGTTTCGGCCAAGTCCGGGCTTGGCGTGGAAGATCTGCTCGAACGGCTTGTCGAACGGGTGCCGCCGCCGAAGGGCGACACCGACGCCCCGCTCAAGGCCCTGATCTTCGACTCCTGGTACGATTCGTATCAGGGCGTGGTCGTGCTTTTCAGGGTCCTGGAAGGGCGGATCAAAACCGGGCAGCGCGTACAGATGTGCGCCACGGGCAAGAAGTTCGAGGTCACCAAGCTCGGCGTTTTTTCGCCCGAGCCCACGGACATAAAACAGCTCGCGGCGGGCGAGGTCGGCTTCATGTGCGGAGCCATCAAGGAGCTTAAAGATGCCCAGGTCGGCGATACCATCACCGATCCCGACAATCCCACAGCCTCCCCTTTCCCCGGATTCAAGACCATCAAGCCCATGGTTTTCTGTGGTCTCTATCCCGTGGAACCGGCGGAATACGACACCCTGAAGTCTGCGCTGGAGAAGCTGCAACTCAACGACGCCGCCCTGTACTACGAGCCCGAGACCTCGCAGGCGCTCGGCTTCGGGTTCCGTTGCGGGTTTCTGGGGCTCCTGCACATGGAGGTCATCCAGGAACGGCTTGAGCGCGAGTTTCAGGCCAAGCTCATTGCGACGGCTCCTTCGGTCATCTACCGAGTGACCCGTATTGACGGCGTGACCTTTGACATCGACAATCCGAGCAACCTGCCGCCGCAGGAAAAGATCCAGTCCATCGCCGAGCCCTTCGTCCGCATGGAGATTCACGTCCCGAACGACTATGTCGGCAACGTGCTGGGCCTTTGCGAGGAGAAGCGCGGCATCCAGAAGGACATGCGCTACATGACGTCCACCCGCGTGGTCATCAGTTACGAGCTGCCCTTCTCGGAGATCGTCTACGACTTCTTCGACCGCCTCAAGTCGGTGACCAAGGGCTTCGCTTCCCTGGACTACGAGGTCATCGACTACCGGGTGGCCGATCTGGTCAAGCTGGATGTGCTCATCAACAGCGAACCCGTGGACGCCATGGCCGTCATCGTGCACCGCTCCAACGCGGCGTACCGGGGCCGCGCCCTTGCACTGAAGCTCAAGCGGGTCATCCACCGCCAGCTGTTCGAGATCATCATCCAGGCGGCCGTGGGCAGCAAGATCATCGCGCGTGAGCGGGTTTCGCCCATGCGCAAGAACGTCACGGCCAAATGTTACGGCGGTGACATTACCAGAAAGCGCAAGCTCCTGGAAAAACAGAAAGAAGGCAAAAAGCGCATGAAGCGCATGGGCAGCGTGGAGATTCCGCAGGAAGCATTCCTGGCTGCCCTCCAGTCGGACGAATAGATTCTTACTTTCGATAACAACTGCATCGGCAGATTACGTATCAGGCAGGTAAAGACATGAACCCTCGTTGGCAGACAATGCTCAAGGAATACGCCGAAGCCCTCATCGTGGCGCTCATCTTGGCGTTTTTCATTCGTTCTTTCGTGGTCCAGGCATTCAAGATTCCGTCCGGATCCATGCTCCAGACCTTGCAGATCGGCGAC
This sequence is a window from Desulfomicrobium apsheronum. Protein-coding genes within it:
- a CDS encoding LytR/AlgR family response regulator transcription factor, coding for MSKLKALLLHPDPEVRSQLRDMLSPVKEIAVLGEAVSSFEALEMLAFIPYDVFFMGTDLPHGVSGMELAAHLAQGDDPPALIFLATEEDQAFTAFELGAADYLLWPANANRFARSIERLRPLLPRKKASPPTQPLQARQHISEETVQLSMGDDEEEVFVNALRQAWDMSRERSPEIEKLPVNQEGRHILIPYTQIVYVEAYEDYSFVHTAQDRFLTSYRLKNLEARLRPHRFCRVHRKYLVNLDMVTEIASMPGGNFMLRTAGRKKIELPVSRRRIGELKKILQL
- the acs gene encoding acetate--CoA ligase; amino-acid sequence: MKRGLPRKENAMKETDMAYGEELVFRPLPQLVIEANVNPQEFATAQASAKADNLGYWEDAAQELDWFNKWDVVLDDSEAPRYQWFKGAQCNIVYNALDRHITTANKNKLALIWEGEAGDTKKYTYYELYREVNKLANAMRSLGLGKGDRVVLYMPLIPQTMMAMLACAKIGAVHCAVFAGFSAKALRQRITEVEAKLVVTADGFYRNGRIVNLKATVDEALVGGCDCVETVVVVNRAKLDVDMGEARDIWYDALVRQERSDAATEIMNSDDPLFILHTSGTTGEPKGIVHGHAGYMVGLHRSLDWVFDIKPTDIFWCTGDMGWITGHSYVVYGPLIAGTTTVMYEGHPLYPQADRMWDIVARYGVTILYTAPTVIRMLMRYGNQYPRMHDLSTLRLLASVGEPISPDTWLWFYKFIGHSQCPILDTWWQTETGGCMISPFPVSVLKPGSVHRPMPGIEVDIVDEDGNPVEAGVAGNLIVTRPWPSMLLDIFGKPELRDATYWPLGPGKYWAGDIATRDEDGLIWIHGRSDDVMNIAGHRIGNVELENAFLTHKAVADAAVIGIPDKIKGEVAKAYIVLQAEFAALDDRNEIIRMLKTHIRKEVGPVAVIRSMEFVEALPRTSSGKIVRRVLKAREAGVQVDLGAVVED
- the lepA gene encoding translation elongation factor 4: MATQENIRNFSIIAHIDHGKSTLADRIMEKTGLISDRQKKDQYLDRMELEQERGITIKAQSVRIPYKAKDGRNYILNLIDTPGHVDFSYEVSRSLAACDGALLVVDATQGVEAQTLANVYMALDNDLEVLPVLNKIDLPSSEPERVAEEIEEVIGIDCTDIIKVSAKSGLGVEDLLERLVERVPPPKGDTDAPLKALIFDSWYDSYQGVVVLFRVLEGRIKTGQRVQMCATGKKFEVTKLGVFSPEPTDIKQLAAGEVGFMCGAIKELKDAQVGDTITDPDNPTASPFPGFKTIKPMVFCGLYPVEPAEYDTLKSALEKLQLNDAALYYEPETSQALGFGFRCGFLGLLHMEVIQERLEREFQAKLIATAPSVIYRVTRIDGVTFDIDNPSNLPPQEKIQSIAEPFVRMEIHVPNDYVGNVLGLCEEKRGIQKDMRYMTSTRVVISYELPFSEIVYDFFDRLKSVTKGFASLDYEVIDYRVADLVKLDVLINSEPVDAMAVIVHRSNAAYRGRALALKLKRVIHRQLFEIIIQAAVGSKIIARERVSPMRKNVTAKCYGGDITRKRKLLEKQKEGKKRMKRMGSVEIPQEAFLAALQSDE
- a CDS encoding acetate--CoA ligase family protein; translated protein: MKSPDYIDFKAITALFQLAHAESRNFLYEYEVYSLLSKSGAETPPRAHLLVRGARVSDEELMAIPGDKAVLKIVSPTIVHKTEVGGVRIVGKTAQGVRSAQRRMLYEVPENYAAWIERNPDAAPPSYRGLGGQALVAAISRDLKGVLQVQFMPPDSDTFGHELIVGLRRTREFGMVLSAGLGGTDTELYAQRFRKGQAIVAASTAMTDGQTFFELFRQTISYKKLAGLTRGQRRIVTDEQLIECFESFVAMANFYSPDNPDAPFIIEELEVNPFAFTDYLMVPLDGMCRFSLPESQPACRPVGKIHKLLHPERIGIVGVSASRRNFGRIILENILAQGFAPENVTILREGAPDQSGVRCVPDLTALPHKLDLLVVAVGAAQVPDLVEEIISRDAAHAVMLIPGGMGETEDSRERAAQVVARINQAHGEGDGGPIFLGANCMGVVSRPGRYDTWFIPEEKLPRDRGKPYRRAALVSQSGAFMLHRSSQCPELVPAYMISMGNQTDLTLGDMVSYFKDSDQVDVIAVYAEGFSDLDGLAFCRAVREAVMAGKEVVFYKAGRTPEGKSATSGHTASLAGDFMVCESCVRQAGAIVAQNFNQFQDLFLLAETLNSKKIRGNRLAAVSGAGFEAVGMADSIQSDDYSMQLAPFALESVDKIAGVLREKRLDALVSIVNPLDINPAADDDGHARIAAILAADPGVDAVVLGLDPLSPAMHTLADTDVAAFDLHAEGSIARLLPEVIRQSDKPIIGVIDGGRLYDPLRDVLMAAGVPVFPVCDRAVSALAQYIQARLYADVLRGGS